In Aquiflexum balticum DSM 16537, a single genomic region encodes these proteins:
- a CDS encoding DUF1553 domain-containing protein gives MPKRKLTGFLTAAMLLLIAGILVFRQSDQVDFSTEVKPILNKNCISCHGGVKKNGGFSVLFEEEALALTKSGVAAIIPGDPKNSELIKRLHEEDPELRMPYHRASLTDEEIQTLHKWIKQGAKWGKHWAYTPVEKPKLNWTNQKAGFSDSKKQYQGIDFFVHEKQKENKLTFSEEEDSKKLLRRVSLDITGLPPTEALQNDWLTGKITYEQLVDRLLDSPSFGEKWASWWLDLARYADTKGYERDVSRTMWKYRDWVIKAFNEDKPFDEFTIEQLAGDLLPNPTQEQLIATAFHRNTMNNDEGGTQDEEFRVAAVLDRVNTTFEVWQSTTMACVQCHSHPYDPFKHEEYFQLTAFFNNTRDEDTHDEEPKLRFYEGEDLEKISSILSWVNSNGSQKQAEALHDFFNFREPKYHAHLCEDFVNGELIDTKWLGLWHDGSCYLRNVDTQGADQLLMHYNSGLDGTKISIRNGGPEGEILSQFTIDKTSNVTKSFPFKKLTAPVDLYIEADNPKASPQQSTSAVTWFAFVNSLPGKEQKGYQEINDRFYSVLKSKVPSLPIIIENPSFMQRKTHVFERGNWLLHGEEVKPKTPEALNAWNPEWPNNRLGLAYWLTDIENPLTSRTLVNRIWDQLFGRGLISSIEDMGTQSEAPSHPELLDFLSYNFMNEMDWSIKKLIKTIVLSKTYRQKSTLSPELYQQDPRNKWYARGPRIRLSSEQIRDQALYVSGLLSPEMYGPPVMPFQPEGIWETVYNGESWKLSEGEDKHRRAVYTFLKRTSPYPSFITFDAGSREVCVSKRIVTNTPLQALVTLNDPVFLEAAFHLGQKMKNYSDNDSLKGIAFGYELCVISSISQSKMEILHSLYKEALSEYEKKPELIAELIPDEANENSAELAAFTVVANALLNLDEFLTKP, from the coding sequence ATGCCAAAAAGGAAATTAACTGGTTTTTTGACTGCTGCAATGCTTCTGCTTATTGCAGGGATTCTGGTTTTTAGGCAGTCGGATCAAGTTGATTTCAGCACGGAGGTGAAGCCTATTTTGAATAAAAACTGCATTTCCTGTCATGGTGGCGTCAAGAAAAACGGTGGCTTCAGTGTGTTATTTGAAGAGGAAGCCCTTGCCCTTACCAAATCTGGAGTAGCCGCCATCATTCCCGGAGATCCCAAAAACAGCGAATTGATCAAACGACTGCATGAGGAAGATCCTGAACTGAGGATGCCTTATCACAGGGCATCACTCACAGATGAAGAAATCCAAACCTTACACAAATGGATCAAACAAGGAGCGAAATGGGGCAAGCATTGGGCCTATACTCCTGTAGAAAAACCAAAATTAAATTGGACAAACCAAAAAGCTGGTTTTTCAGATTCAAAAAAACAATATCAAGGGATTGATTTTTTTGTTCATGAAAAACAAAAGGAAAACAAGCTTACTTTTTCAGAAGAAGAAGATTCCAAAAAGTTGTTGAGAAGGGTTTCATTGGACATTACCGGATTACCACCGACTGAAGCTTTACAAAATGATTGGTTGACAGGTAAAATCACTTATGAACAGTTGGTGGACAGACTTTTGGATTCACCCTCATTTGGGGAAAAATGGGCATCTTGGTGGTTGGACTTGGCCAGGTATGCCGACACAAAGGGTTATGAAAGGGATGTTTCACGTACCATGTGGAAATATCGGGATTGGGTAATCAAGGCATTCAATGAAGATAAACCCTTTGACGAATTCACTATCGAGCAATTGGCAGGTGATCTTTTACCTAATCCCACACAGGAACAGTTGATTGCGACAGCTTTTCATCGGAATACCATGAATAATGATGAAGGCGGGACCCAAGATGAGGAGTTCCGGGTCGCCGCTGTGTTGGATAGGGTCAATACTACCTTTGAGGTCTGGCAAAGTACAACCATGGCCTGCGTCCAATGCCATAGTCATCCTTATGATCCATTTAAGCATGAAGAATACTTTCAATTGACCGCTTTCTTTAACAATACCAGAGATGAGGATACCCATGATGAGGAACCCAAGTTGAGGTTTTATGAAGGAGAAGACCTTGAAAAGATCTCATCCATTTTAAGCTGGGTAAATTCCAATGGTAGCCAAAAGCAAGCTGAAGCACTTCATGATTTTTTCAATTTCAGAGAACCCAAGTACCATGCCCACCTTTGCGAGGACTTTGTAAATGGCGAACTGATTGATACCAAATGGCTAGGGCTGTGGCATGATGGTTCCTGTTATTTGCGTAATGTGGATACACAAGGTGCAGATCAATTGTTGATGCATTACAATTCGGGTTTGGACGGAACCAAAATAAGCATTAGAAATGGAGGTCCTGAGGGAGAAATACTAAGTCAGTTTACCATTGACAAAACCTCAAATGTCACTAAATCCTTTCCGTTCAAAAAATTAACAGCTCCAGTTGATCTTTATATTGAAGCAGATAACCCAAAAGCATCCCCACAACAATCCACCAGTGCTGTCACTTGGTTTGCTTTTGTAAACAGCCTGCCCGGAAAAGAACAAAAAGGTTACCAAGAAATAAATGACCGTTTTTATTCAGTCCTGAAGAGCAAAGTCCCTTCGCTGCCTATTATAATTGAAAACCCATCCTTTATGCAAAGGAAAACCCATGTGTTTGAAAGAGGAAATTGGTTGCTTCATGGGGAAGAGGTAAAACCAAAAACTCCTGAAGCATTGAATGCCTGGAATCCTGAATGGCCAAATAACCGCTTGGGACTAGCCTATTGGCTGACTGATATTGAAAATCCTTTAACTTCCCGAACTCTAGTCAACAGGATTTGGGATCAGCTTTTTGGAAGGGGCTTGATCAGCAGCATTGAAGACATGGGTACCCAATCAGAGGCCCCATCCCATCCGGAATTGTTGGATTTTTTGTCCTATAATTTTATGAATGAAATGGATTGGAGCATAAAAAAGCTGATCAAAACCATTGTGCTATCCAAGACCTACAGACAAAAATCAACTTTATCCCCTGAGCTTTATCAACAAGATCCACGAAACAAATGGTATGCGAGGGGGCCGAGAATCAGATTGAGCTCAGAACAGATCAGGGACCAAGCTTTATATGTGTCAGGCTTGTTAAGTCCAGAAATGTATGGCCCCCCCGTGATGCCTTTTCAGCCTGAAGGAATCTGGGAAACCGTCTACAATGGAGAATCCTGGAAGTTAAGTGAAGGGGAAGATAAACATAGAAGAGCAGTCTATACCTTTTTGAAAAGAACCAGTCCCTATCCTTCTTTTATCACTTTTGATGCCGGCAGCAGAGAAGTATGTGTCAGCAAAAGAATTGTGACCAATACACCCTTGCAGGCCTTGGTTACTTTAAACGATCCTGTTTTTCTGGAAGCAGCATTCCATTTAGGTCAAAAAATGAAAAATTATTCCGACAATGATTCTCTTAAGGGAATCGCTTTTGGATATGAATTATGTGTGATATCCTCTATCAGCCAAAGTAAAATGGAGATTTTACATTCTTTATACAAAGAGGCTCTTTCTGAATACGAGAAAAAACCGGAATTAATAGCTGAATTGATTCCCGATGAAGCGAATGAAAATAGTGCTGAACTAGCTGCATTTACTGTAGTAGCCAATGCTTTGTTGAACTTGGATGAATTCCTAACCAAACCCTGA
- a CDS encoding DUF1501 domain-containing protein, with the protein MKNINHLLAELEQQRLEKQTRRHFLMDCVSKVGGLALAPLLFSCGLGSSQEKVGALNLSERDLNPLAPLPPPFIPKSKSIIYLHMAGAPSQLELFDYKPELVKYNNQPCPESLLEGRKFAFIRGVPNLMGPQANFSQHGESGAWVSDFLPHFSKVADEVAFLKAVHTDQFNHGPAQLFMQTGSPRLGRPSLGSWVTYGLGTENQNLPGFVVLTSGGKTPDAGKSVWGSGFLPSVYQGVQCRSKGDPVLYLEDPKGISRDLKKSIISSINQVNSEEFDHYGDPEILARINQYEMAYRMQIEVPEVMNINDEPEYIHSLYGTEPGKESFANNCLLARKLVEKGVRFVQLYDWGWDSHGTDKANAIDMGFRNKCKEIDRPMSALLLDLKQRGLLEDTLVIWGGEFGRTPMQENREGKTMGFKGRDHHVDAFSMWMAGGGVKKGSSHGLTDDFGFSGIEGKVSVHDIHATILHLMGFDHETFTHEFQGRPFRLTDVEGEIIKEILA; encoded by the coding sequence ATGAAAAACATAAACCATCTCTTGGCTGAGCTTGAGCAGCAAAGGCTTGAAAAGCAAACACGAAGGCATTTCCTGATGGATTGCGTGAGTAAGGTAGGTGGTTTGGCTTTAGCTCCTTTATTGTTTTCCTGTGGTCTTGGTAGTTCTCAAGAAAAAGTTGGCGCATTGAACTTATCCGAACGGGATTTGAATCCCCTTGCCCCCCTACCGCCTCCGTTTATACCAAAATCGAAATCCATCATTTACCTGCACATGGCAGGGGCTCCCTCCCAATTGGAATTGTTTGATTACAAACCGGAACTGGTAAAATACAACAACCAACCCTGTCCTGAATCACTTCTGGAAGGTAGGAAGTTTGCATTTATCAGGGGCGTACCTAATCTGATGGGGCCTCAGGCCAATTTTTCCCAGCATGGAGAATCCGGTGCATGGGTTTCTGATTTCCTGCCTCATTTCTCAAAAGTAGCGGATGAGGTGGCTTTTCTAAAGGCTGTCCACACCGATCAGTTTAACCACGGACCTGCACAGCTTTTTATGCAGACCGGCAGTCCGAGGTTGGGAAGGCCTAGTTTGGGTAGTTGGGTGACCTATGGTTTGGGAACTGAAAACCAAAATCTACCAGGTTTTGTGGTATTGACTTCAGGAGGCAAAACACCGGATGCCGGCAAAAGTGTTTGGGGAAGCGGATTCCTACCTTCCGTCTACCAAGGCGTACAATGTCGGTCAAAAGGAGACCCTGTTCTGTATTTGGAAGATCCCAAGGGAATTTCACGGGATCTTAAGAAATCCATTATATCTTCAATCAATCAGGTCAATTCGGAGGAATTTGACCATTACGGTGATCCAGAAATTTTGGCCCGGATCAACCAATATGAAATGGCATATCGGATGCAGATAGAAGTTCCTGAGGTGATGAATATCAATGATGAACCTGAGTATATTCACTCTTTATATGGAACCGAACCTGGAAAAGAGTCATTTGCAAACAATTGTTTGCTGGCCAGAAAACTGGTAGAGAAAGGCGTACGATTTGTACAGTTGTATGATTGGGGTTGGGACAGTCATGGGACCGACAAGGCCAATGCCATTGATATGGGTTTTAGGAATAAATGCAAAGAAATAGATAGGCCTATGTCCGCTTTATTGTTGGACCTGAAGCAAAGGGGGTTGTTGGAAGATACTTTGGTAATTTGGGGCGGAGAATTTGGTAGAACCCCTATGCAAGAAAACCGGGAAGGAAAAACCATGGGTTTCAAAGGCCGTGACCACCATGTAGATGCATTTAGCATGTGGATGGCCGGAGGTGGAGTCAAAAAGGGCTCATCTCATGGCCTAACCGATGATTTTGGTTTTTCAGGAATTGAAGGCAAAGTATCCGTACACGATATTCATGCCACCATTCTTCATCTGATGGGATTTGACCACGAAACATTTACGCATGAATTTCAGGGTAGGCCTTTTAGATTGACAGACGTAGAAGGAGAGATCATCAAAGAAATTTTAGCTTAA
- a CDS encoding c-type cytochrome domain-containing protein, protein MLDFIIPLIGRFHPLIVHLPIGFILMALLLMYYPKKDKLPFLPAIEIALLWSCITAFLACISGFLLYTSEGYAFETVQNHLILGLVTALICLLLFFQLKKSKNLNSPKIHLNSIILITSLMLTGHLGGNLTHGEAYLVEVLPEPLQNALGYSGYEEFEPIALDENHWEEVLFYDQIIQPVFNQNCRSCHNPNNTKGGLLLTSKETILKGGKNGPVISEASWEEGQLYHRITLPLDHEDHMPPMEKRQPLKEELELIKFWLASGASFEKNLVMAGVTKEMVAPFFTKSVVSIYPKVELPKVENNKLSNIREKGFFIEPLNEGSSLMKVSCVNFPDFNEANLEWLNEIKQHIVYLDLSRTKINDQVFESLKDFENLTILKLNGTKISGNGLEFLQQCKHLNQVHLTETGVSWENLKLLNKHPKLEKIFAYKTPATAQKEDIVEFTFEVMFGNFELPVLPTDTVTF, encoded by the coding sequence ATGTTAGATTTTATCATTCCCCTAATTGGGCGATTTCACCCATTGATTGTGCATCTGCCAATAGGTTTTATCCTGATGGCATTGCTACTGATGTATTATCCCAAAAAGGATAAACTCCCCTTTTTACCTGCAATAGAGATCGCCTTGCTGTGGAGTTGCATTACTGCATTTTTGGCTTGTATCAGTGGCTTCTTACTATATACTTCGGAGGGTTATGCATTTGAAACGGTGCAGAATCACTTGATTTTGGGATTGGTTACTGCCTTGATCTGTCTGTTGCTTTTTTTTCAGTTAAAAAAATCCAAAAACTTAAATTCACCCAAAATCCATTTGAATTCAATCATCCTAATAACCTCCTTGATGCTTACAGGACATTTGGGAGGTAATCTTACGCATGGTGAAGCATATTTAGTTGAAGTACTTCCTGAACCTCTGCAAAACGCTTTGGGATATTCAGGTTATGAAGAATTTGAACCGATTGCTTTGGATGAAAATCATTGGGAGGAAGTTTTATTTTATGATCAAATTATTCAACCTGTTTTTAATCAAAATTGCAGAAGTTGCCATAATCCAAACAACACCAAAGGAGGTTTGCTATTGACTTCCAAAGAAACAATTTTGAAAGGAGGAAAAAACGGGCCTGTTATTTCCGAAGCTTCTTGGGAAGAAGGTCAATTGTATCACCGGATTACTTTACCCTTGGACCATGAAGATCATATGCCACCAATGGAGAAAAGACAGCCATTGAAAGAAGAATTGGAATTGATAAAATTTTGGTTGGCATCAGGAGCATCCTTTGAAAAAAATCTCGTAATGGCCGGAGTCACAAAAGAAATGGTTGCTCCTTTTTTTACCAAATCAGTGGTATCAATTTATCCAAAAGTAGAGTTACCCAAGGTTGAAAACAATAAACTTTCCAATATTAGAGAAAAGGGATTTTTTATAGAACCACTGAATGAAGGTTCATCACTTATGAAGGTGAGCTGTGTCAATTTCCCGGATTTCAATGAAGCAAATTTGGAATGGCTCAATGAAATTAAGCAACATATTGTCTACCTTGATCTGAGCAGAACAAAAATAAATGATCAGGTTTTCGAATCTCTTAAAGACTTTGAAAACCTGACCATTTTAAAATTGAATGGTACAAAAATATCCGGTAATGGTTTAGAGTTTTTACAACAATGCAAACATCTAAATCAGGTACATCTCACAGAAACAGGGGTAAGTTGGGAAAATCTGAAATTACTCAACAAACACCCAAAACTTGAAAAGATCTTTGCTTATAAAACCCCCGCCACTGCGCAAAAAGAGGATATTGTGGAATTCACTTTTGAAGTAATGTTTGGGAATTTTGAATTACCGGTTCTACCCACTGACACCGTTACTTTCTAG
- a CDS encoding Spx/MgsR family RNA polymerase-binding regulatory protein yields MELKVYGIKNCNTMKKTFDFLEGEGIDYEFTDYKKQAPDAGLLVKFADKVGFEKLINKKGMTYRQLSDDEKSQLESQSEALALLSKKSSMIKRPIIQFPDGSLVLGFEPEVIKEKL; encoded by the coding sequence ATGGAATTAAAAGTTTACGGCATCAAGAATTGCAATACCATGAAAAAAACATTCGATTTTCTGGAAGGTGAGGGGATAGATTATGAATTCACTGACTATAAGAAACAAGCTCCTGATGCAGGTTTATTGGTAAAGTTTGCTGATAAAGTGGGCTTCGAAAAGTTGATCAACAAAAAAGGCATGACATACAGGCAACTCAGTGATGATGAAAAGTCCCAACTGGAATCTCAAAGTGAGGCTTTGGCATTGCTCAGCAAAAAAAGCAGCATGATCAAAAGACCTATAATTCAATTTCCAGATGGAAGTTTAGTTTTGGGCTTTGAACCTGAAGTCATAAAGGAGAAATTATAA
- the hemL gene encoding glutamate-1-semialdehyde 2,1-aminomutase, producing MQIIKSKSLFEKAKNYIPGGVNSPVRAFRAVGGDPIFIKKADGAFIYDEDDNAYIELINSWGPMILGHNHPMIREAVIKALENGTSFGAPTAREVEIAELITQMVPSVEKVRMVNSGTEATMSAIRLARGFTGRDKFIKMEGHYHGHGDSFLISAGSGAITMGNPDSPGVTKGTAKDTLLAPYNDLEAVEKLIDANKGEIAALILEPVPGNMGLVLPKEGYLEGLRKICDREGMVLIFDEVMTGFRLAKGGAQELFGVTPDMTTLGKIIGGGMPVGAYGGKKEIMEFVSPAGPVYQAGTLSGNPIAMAAGLTILHYLDDHPEVYGTLNKIGEKIAGGIKSSVEKLGLNFTINHLGSMYSIFFTDKEVFDFASAKHSDTVLFGKYFQAMLKRGIYLAPSQFESLFLSTALNDELIGKIIQANEESLKEILK from the coding sequence ATGCAAATCATAAAAAGTAAATCTCTTTTTGAGAAAGCAAAAAACTATATACCGGGAGGAGTCAATTCTCCCGTTCGTGCATTCAGGGCAGTGGGTGGTGATCCTATATTTATAAAAAAAGCTGATGGAGCATTTATCTATGATGAAGATGATAATGCTTATATCGAATTGATTAATAGCTGGGGTCCCATGATTCTTGGACATAACCATCCAATGATCCGCGAAGCAGTTATCAAAGCCCTTGAAAATGGCACTTCATTTGGAGCTCCTACTGCAAGAGAAGTGGAAATCGCAGAATTGATCACTCAAATGGTACCTTCTGTAGAGAAAGTAAGGATGGTCAATTCAGGTACAGAAGCCACCATGTCCGCTATCCGTCTGGCAAGAGGATTTACAGGTAGGGATAAATTCATCAAGATGGAAGGACATTACCATGGCCATGGAGATTCTTTTTTGATTTCGGCTGGTTCGGGTGCAATTACTATGGGGAATCCTGATTCACCTGGTGTGACCAAAGGAACAGCAAAAGATACGCTTTTGGCCCCCTACAATGATTTGGAAGCTGTTGAAAAATTAATTGACGCTAATAAGGGTGAAATCGCAGCTTTGATATTGGAACCTGTTCCTGGGAACATGGGACTTGTTTTACCAAAGGAAGGTTATCTGGAAGGCTTAAGAAAAATCTGTGATAGAGAAGGAATGGTCCTTATTTTTGATGAAGTCATGACAGGCTTTAGATTGGCCAAAGGAGGTGCCCAGGAACTTTTTGGGGTAACCCCAGATATGACGACTCTCGGTAAAATCATTGGAGGAGGGATGCCTGTAGGTGCTTATGGAGGGAAAAAGGAAATTATGGAATTTGTTTCTCCTGCGGGTCCTGTGTATCAGGCAGGTACGCTTTCAGGAAATCCGATTGCCATGGCAGCCGGATTGACCATATTACATTATTTGGATGATCATCCTGAGGTTTATGGCACATTGAATAAAATCGGTGAAAAAATTGCAGGTGGTATTAAAAGTTCTGTTGAAAAATTAGGTCTCAATTTTACGATCAATCACTTGGGAAGTATGTACAGTATCTTTTTCACAGATAAGGAAGTTTTTGATTTTGCATCGGCAAAGCATTCCGATACTGTATTGTTCGGGAAATATTTTCAGGCCATGCTCAAAAGGGGAATTTACCTTGCACCATCTCAATTCGAGAGCCTTTTCCTTTCTACTGCGCTGAATGATGAATTGATCGGTAAGATAATACAGGCTAATGAAGAATCGTTAAAAGAAATCCTTAAATAA
- a CDS encoding ABC transporter substrate-binding protein gives MRIFSLLILLLFFNEVYSQDQLAEYRRAKTLMEYGNYKDAMELLRPYMEESDFGALSYYAKYHFAYSAFKNNQIELVKSVLQPLLEVQSFNKKDEVKYLLALAYFKEENYLNALQEIETILDESIFSEAEKASYNYLQNVSVSFLVSNLSKFQRNSGYLLVLKEQLEKQSLMSSDEKLVYQKLRNISTGEPVVENNKNMQVLDIAMVLPFNYSGGSGVQSFNSGNFVFELFQGINFALKEFKNKGVKINVKTFDTQRDLDKLRNILVDPFMQQVDLIIGPIYPDETEIVMAFAEKNNVPFVNPLSNIDDRLGELEFAYLFRPSVSSLSNALIEYLRKNVEGKRLAIAYSNTVRDEQLAKKIAESSERFGYVNMFNRQVSNKDINRFFDDTQLRYDSLSKADVIVILSDDPNIASSTFGFMESQNIKVPVVVLDSWLNFNFASYEMLESQNFVFLGNNTMNFNSEYLIQFRTDFYKKHLIYPSSNAHLGYELIYWIVETINPSKGFDFRKNLNQRGYQSGRISYGFDFTNSFNNRYVPILELESGILKTK, from the coding sequence ATGAGAATATTTTCCCTTCTAATTTTGTTGCTTTTTTTTAACGAAGTTTATTCCCAAGATCAATTAGCTGAATATCGAAGAGCCAAAACATTGATGGAATATGGGAATTATAAGGATGCCATGGAATTGCTACGACCCTATATGGAGGAAAGTGATTTTGGTGCACTTTCCTACTATGCGAAATATCATTTTGCCTATTCAGCATTTAAGAATAATCAAATAGAATTGGTTAAATCAGTTTTACAGCCATTATTGGAGGTACAGTCTTTCAATAAAAAAGATGAAGTCAAATACCTTCTTGCTTTGGCTTATTTTAAAGAAGAAAATTATCTAAATGCTCTTCAGGAGATTGAAACAATCCTAGATGAATCCATATTCAGCGAGGCTGAAAAGGCCAGTTATAATTACCTTCAAAATGTTTCAGTTAGTTTTTTAGTTTCCAACCTGAGTAAATTTCAAAGAAATTCAGGTTACTTATTGGTACTGAAGGAACAATTGGAAAAACAGTCTTTGATGTCATCAGATGAAAAGCTTGTTTACCAAAAACTGCGTAACATTTCAACAGGAGAGCCAGTAGTTGAAAATAACAAAAATATGCAAGTATTGGATATAGCTATGGTCCTACCATTTAATTATTCGGGAGGTAGCGGAGTCCAAAGCTTTAATTCTGGCAACTTTGTGTTTGAGTTATTCCAAGGGATAAATTTTGCTTTAAAGGAGTTCAAAAACAAAGGAGTAAAAATCAATGTCAAAACCTTTGATACACAAAGAGATTTAGATAAACTCCGAAATATTCTAGTTGACCCCTTTATGCAACAGGTTGATTTGATTATTGGGCCGATTTATCCTGATGAGACAGAAATAGTAATGGCATTTGCAGAAAAAAATAATGTTCCGTTTGTCAATCCACTTTCTAATATTGATGATAGGTTAGGAGAATTGGAATTTGCGTATTTATTCAGACCATCTGTTTCTTCGCTTAGCAATGCCTTAATCGAATATTTGAGAAAAAATGTGGAAGGAAAGAGGTTGGCGATTGCTTATTCCAATACTGTTAGAGATGAGCAGCTGGCCAAAAAGATAGCTGAATCGAGCGAACGGTTTGGATACGTAAATATGTTCAACAGACAGGTTTCCAACAAGGACATTAACAGGTTTTTCGATGATACTCAGTTGAGATATGATTCGCTTTCCAAAGCAGACGTAATAGTGATTTTATCTGACGATCCAAATATTGCATCATCAACCTTTGGATTTATGGAATCCCAAAATATTAAGGTTCCTGTCGTTGTCTTAGATAGTTGGCTTAATTTTAATTTTGCAAGCTATGAGATGCTGGAAAGTCAGAATTTTGTTTTTTTGGGTAATAACACCATGAATTTTAACAGTGAATATTTAATACAATTCAGAACTGATTTTTATAAAAAACATTTGATTTATCCTTCATCCAACGCGCATCTCGGATACGAATTGATTTATTGGATAGTTGAAACAATCAATCCTTCAAAAGGATTTGATTTCAGGAAAAATCTTAACCAAAGAGGTTACCAATCAGGTAGAATTTCTTACGGTTTTGATTTTACGAACAGTTTCAATAATCGATATGTTCCTATTTTGGAATTGGAAAGTGGGATATTAAAAACCAAATAA